The following proteins come from a genomic window of Oricola thermophila:
- a CDS encoding flagellar biosynthetic protein FliR has translation MITALSADLLAAFLVFCRVGACFMVLPGMSSARVPPRIRILAAFAVSVAVAAFVAPKLQILLANPSALLLMRLIASEIVIGTFFGLLARFYLLALEFIISGIGMSIGYGGMLGASVDGFEMQSALTAFVSFSALLVLFTLDFHHLVIATLLGSYDVMPMDQFPSTRLLLVNLLDVLRESFIVALRLGSPFIGFAIIVNLTVGLINKLAVQIPIYFISLPAVLGLGLMVLYFAIPYLLSQFGQSFPSVFTLS, from the coding sequence GTGATCACCGCGCTGTCCGCCGACCTGCTGGCGGCCTTCCTCGTGTTCTGCCGTGTCGGCGCCTGTTTCATGGTGCTGCCGGGAATGTCCTCCGCACGCGTGCCGCCACGAATCCGCATTCTCGCCGCGTTTGCGGTTTCCGTCGCCGTGGCTGCCTTCGTCGCCCCGAAGCTCCAGATCCTGCTCGCCAACCCGTCCGCGCTCCTGCTCATGCGACTGATTGCCAGCGAGATCGTGATAGGAACATTTTTCGGGCTCCTGGCGCGGTTCTACCTCCTGGCGCTGGAGTTCATCATTTCCGGGATCGGCATGTCGATCGGCTATGGCGGCATGCTGGGGGCCAGCGTCGATGGATTCGAGATGCAGTCGGCGCTCACCGCTTTCGTGTCATTCAGCGCGTTGCTGGTGCTCTTCACGCTCGATTTCCATCACCTGGTCATCGCCACGCTGCTTGGCTCCTACGACGTGATGCCGATGGACCAGTTCCCGTCGACGCGCCTCCTGCTCGTGAATCTCCTTGATGTCCTGCGCGAAAGCTTCATCGTGGCGCTTCGGCTGGGTAGTCCGTTCATCGGCTTCGCGATCATCGTGAACCTCACCGTCGGCCTCATCAACAAGCTGGCGGTGCAGATACCGATCTACTTCATTTCGCTGCCCGCCGTGCTCGGACTAGGATTGATGGTCCTCTACTTCGCCATCCCCTATCTCCTGAGCCAGTTCGGGCAGTCCTTTCCCTCCGTTTTCACCCTGAGCTGA
- the flgD gene encoding flagellar hook assembly protein FlgD — MTEVTSTTSSTYAAAAQSTATASMAKANVDYESFLRLLVAELKNQDPTEPVDSTEYIAQLASFSSVEQSIQTNAKLDDLIQMGYLQQAGSIIGRTLTSPDGDVTGVIDEVRVFDDGIVAVLEGGEQVVVSGGVTIS; from the coding sequence ATGACCGAAGTCACCAGCACAACGAGCAGCACATATGCCGCGGCGGCGCAGTCCACGGCGACGGCGTCGATGGCCAAGGCGAATGTCGACTACGAGTCCTTCCTGCGGCTCCTCGTCGCCGAGCTGAAGAACCAGGATCCGACCGAGCCGGTGGACTCGACGGAATACATCGCGCAGCTCGCGTCCTTCTCCTCGGTCGAGCAGAGCATCCAGACCAATGCCAAGCTCGACGACCTGATCCAGATGGGCTACCTGCAGCAGGCCGGCTCGATCATCGGCCGCACGCTGACCTCGCCCGACGGCGACGTGACCGGGGTGATCGACGAGGTCCGCGTCTTCGACGACGGCATCGTCGCCGTCCTGGAGGGCGGCGAGCAGGTGGTCGTCTCCGGTGGCGTGACGATCAGCTGA
- a CDS encoding flagellar biosynthetic protein FliQ, translating to MSEADALDIVQFAIWTVLVTSGPVVLVAMIVGVGIALVQALTQVQEITLTFVPKIVAVLLSASVAAPFVGSQIGRLTDVVFSRMQSGF from the coding sequence ATGAGCGAGGCCGATGCCCTCGACATCGTCCAGTTCGCGATCTGGACGGTACTGGTGACATCGGGGCCCGTCGTCCTGGTCGCCATGATCGTCGGCGTCGGCATCGCCCTCGTGCAGGCGCTCACCCAGGTCCAGGAAATCACCCTGACCTTCGTTCCCAAGATCGTCGCGGTCCTGCTGTCGGCATCGGTGGCCGCGCCTTTCGTGGGCTCCCAGATCGGTCGTCTGACCGACGTGGTCTTCAGCCGGATGCAGAGCGGCTTCTGA
- the flbT gene encoding flagellar biosynthesis repressor FlbT has translation MKSSFKIFLKANERIFINGAVIRVDRKVSLELLNDVQFLLENHVLQAEDATTPLRQLYFIVQVMVMSPNDKDAAMPLFRESLPALITAFDNSRILSDLKHVDRLVAEEKYYEALKTIRGLYPIEEEILRNNPATAKRLDNNVEPIREASAG, from the coding sequence ATGAAGAGTTCGTTCAAGATCTTTCTGAAGGCCAATGAACGCATTTTCATCAACGGTGCGGTGATAAGGGTCGATCGCAAGGTCTCTCTGGAACTGCTGAACGATGTGCAGTTCCTTCTCGAGAACCATGTCCTTCAGGCCGAGGACGCGACCACGCCGCTGCGCCAGCTCTACTTCATCGTTCAGGTCATGGTCATGTCCCCGAACGACAAGGATGCGGCCATGCCGCTTTTCCGTGAGAGCCTGCCGGCACTGATCACCGCGTTCGACAATTCCAGGATCCTTTCCGACCTGAAGCATGTCGACCGGCTGGTGGCCGAGGAGAAGTACTACGAGGCATTGAAGACCATCCGCGGGCTCTATCCGATCGAGGAGGAAATCCTGCGCAACAATCCGGCCACGGCGAAGCGGCTGGATAACAATGTCGAGCCCATCCGGGAAGCAAGTGCGGGGTAG
- a CDS encoding rod-binding protein: protein MAVEFPSDLILDVARAADPASVRRLEARLNTGKSAEATASATEITGAGTRLSREASGKDVTEIGKKFEAVLLTTMIEDMMTETGESYFGGGFAGDVWKSMMAEQIAAQVAETGNLGFASSIADYVVRQGETVEPVRGVNDRELESDKARLLDAARRGTQEISRDFIRDVMSLDDSGTGNWQTTGKTET from the coding sequence ATGGCCGTCGAATTTCCATCCGACCTGATTCTTGACGTGGCGCGCGCCGCCGATCCCGCCAGCGTTCGCCGGCTGGAGGCGCGCCTCAACACCGGCAAGTCCGCCGAGGCAACCGCGTCGGCGACCGAAATCACCGGAGCCGGCACTCGCCTTTCGCGCGAAGCGAGCGGAAAGGACGTGACGGAGATCGGCAAGAAATTCGAGGCCGTTCTCCTCACGACCATGATCGAGGACATGATGACCGAAACCGGCGAGAGCTATTTCGGTGGCGGATTCGCCGGCGATGTCTGGAAGTCGATGATGGCCGAGCAGATCGCCGCGCAGGTTGCCGAGACAGGGAATCTCGGTTTCGCATCGAGCATAGCGGACTACGTGGTTCGGCAAGGCGAGACGGTCGAGCCCGTGCGCGGCGTGAATGACAGGGAGCTGGAATCAGACAAGGCGCGTCTGCTGGACGCGGCGCGGCGCGGTACCCAGGAGATCAGCCGGGATTTCATTCGTGACGTGATGTCGCTTGACGACAGCGGAACCGGCAATTGGCAGACAACGGGGAAGACTGAAACATGA
- a CDS encoding flagellar hook-associated family protein: MRISNISTLSVSLALRSATNQLQHDLPRLQTELVTGKYADSGLSLGAESRKLAAFVGDIDHVQQMIDTNEQVRTRLSITQESMSYLGELADELVNAVAIVMGDQNQYPTAQQTASNAVAEIVSVLNTQVNGVFVFGGLNVDTRPISDYETGGGKAAFDNAFLLHFGFTKDDPNAALLTAADIENFLTTQVDPLFMGAGWTANMSSATDEVITSRISAGVTAETSVSANETAFRKLTMASVVATELFDSNLNGDALLGVADFVISQAGSAGGDLVKVRGQVGLVENRLERLNEELTAEKGLLETFASELVAVDSYDTSVELNTLLTQIEISYQITARIQSLSLMDYV; the protein is encoded by the coding sequence ATGCGGATATCCAACATCTCCACGCTATCGGTCTCCCTCGCCCTGCGCTCGGCCACCAACCAGCTTCAGCATGACCTGCCGCGCCTGCAGACCGAGCTGGTCACGGGAAAATATGCCGACAGCGGCCTTTCCCTTGGTGCCGAAAGCCGCAAGCTGGCTGCCTTTGTCGGCGATATCGATCACGTGCAGCAGATGATCGATACCAACGAACAGGTCCGGACGCGCCTGTCCATCACCCAGGAGAGCATGAGCTATCTCGGCGAACTCGCGGACGAGCTCGTCAATGCGGTGGCGATCGTCATGGGAGACCAGAACCAGTATCCCACCGCCCAGCAGACGGCTTCCAACGCGGTTGCCGAGATCGTTTCGGTGCTCAACACCCAGGTCAACGGGGTGTTCGTCTTCGGTGGCCTGAATGTGGATACCAGGCCCATTTCCGACTACGAGACCGGCGGCGGCAAGGCTGCGTTCGACAACGCCTTTCTTCTCCATTTCGGTTTCACCAAGGATGATCCCAACGCAGCGCTGCTGACCGCGGCGGATATCGAGAACTTTCTCACCACGCAGGTCGACCCGCTGTTCATGGGGGCCGGATGGACGGCGAACATGTCCTCCGCCACCGACGAGGTCATCACCTCGCGCATCTCCGCCGGTGTCACCGCCGAAACCTCGGTCAGTGCCAACGAGACCGCCTTTCGCAAGCTGACGATGGCGTCGGTTGTTGCGACCGAACTGTTCGACAGCAACCTGAACGGGGATGCGCTGCTGGGAGTGGCCGACTTCGTGATCTCGCAGGCCGGTTCGGCGGGCGGCGATCTCGTCAAGGTGCGCGGGCAGGTCGGCCTGGTCGAAAACCGGCTGGAGCGTCTCAACGAGGAGCTGACGGCAGAGAAAGGACTGTTGGAAACATTCGCGTCCGAGCTGGTGGCGGTCGACAGCTACGATACGAGCGTCGAACTCAACACGCTGCTGACCCAGATCGAGATTTCATACCAGATAACGGCAAGGATCCAGAGCCTGTCGCTCATGGATTATGTCTGA
- the flaF gene encoding flagellar biosynthesis regulator FlaF: MIKLRYAEIEEDAPDQARDRERQLFDRSIELLTRASEAGVKSFACVEAIHFTIRLWTALMEDLASDDNALPKELRASLISIGIWVLREAEAIRKGESENIDGLLEIAKIIRGGVE; encoded by the coding sequence ATGATAAAGTTGCGCTACGCAGAAATTGAGGAAGACGCGCCAGACCAGGCCCGGGACCGGGAGCGCCAGCTCTTTGACCGATCCATCGAGCTGTTGACCCGGGCGAGCGAAGCGGGCGTGAAGTCCTTCGCATGCGTCGAGGCCATACATTTCACCATCCGCCTCTGGACCGCGCTCATGGAGGACCTGGCAAGCGACGACAACGCTTTGCCGAAGGAACTCCGGGCCAGCCTGATTTCGATCGGGATCTGGGTTCTTCGCGAAGCCGAAGCAATCCGCAAGGGCGAATCCGAGAACATCGATGGCCTGCTTGAAATTGCCAAGATCATTCGGGGCGGGGTGGAATGA
- the flhA gene encoding flagellar biosynthesis protein FlhA, protein MLTILFLPVPVFLIDFGLALSLAFSVLILMVALWISKPLDFSSFPTILLIATMLRLSLNIATTRTILSEGQHGTEAAGHVISGFSRFVMSGDFVIGLVVFFILVVINFLVITKGSTRIAEVGARFTLDAIPGKQMSIDADLSAGIIDEQEARDRRKELEEESSFYGSMDGASKFVRGDAIAGLIITAINIIGGIIIGYTRHGMTVSEAVDVFTKLSVGDGLVSQIPALIVSLAAGLLVSKGGTIGSADKAVLDQLGNYPRALFVAAAMLFLLGLMPGLPFVPFVMLSGILAGIGYMRPLVAARRAAEEEKAAEEERSKMQSEERDSVRESLRSSELELVLGKQLAAKLVPNRQEMAFRMKKMRKRFAADYGFIVPEIQITDDFGIDPKSYQIKVHGTVVAEYSMRIGELMVFAEPNQLKGIPFEIVREPAYGIEAISVPETFGEDLKTARIPTADNVAVVLTHLSEVIRNNLPQLFSYKTMKAIIERLDPEYRKLTEEICTTHSSYPGLQAVLKLLLAERVSIRNLPLIIEAVAEIAPSTRRTESIVEHVRGRMAQQICGDITEHGVLHVLRLGNRWDLVFRESLKRDAKGEIHQFDIDPRLLEEFGTEVNKKIEDFKKQNRRFAIITSPEARPYVRMIVERLHPDTPVLSHLEIGKGIEIRILGSVS, encoded by the coding sequence ATGCTGACGATCCTGTTCCTGCCGGTACCCGTTTTCCTGATCGATTTCGGCCTGGCGCTGTCGCTGGCGTTCTCGGTGCTGATCCTGATGGTCGCGCTGTGGATATCGAAGCCGCTGGACTTCTCGTCCTTCCCGACGATCCTGCTGATAGCGACGATGCTGCGCCTGTCGCTGAACATCGCCACGACCCGCACGATCCTCTCCGAGGGCCAGCACGGCACCGAGGCGGCGGGGCATGTCATCAGCGGTTTCTCGCGCTTCGTGATGAGCGGCGATTTCGTCATCGGCCTCGTAGTCTTCTTCATTCTCGTGGTGATCAACTTCCTGGTCATCACCAAGGGTTCGACCCGCATCGCCGAGGTCGGCGCCCGCTTCACCCTCGACGCGATTCCCGGCAAGCAGATGTCGATCGACGCCGATCTTTCCGCCGGCATCATCGACGAGCAGGAGGCGCGCGACCGCCGCAAGGAACTGGAGGAGGAGAGCTCCTTCTACGGTTCGATGGACGGTGCCTCCAAGTTCGTGCGCGGCGACGCGATCGCGGGCCTGATCATCACCGCCATCAACATTATCGGCGGGATCATCATCGGCTACACCCGCCACGGCATGACGGTGTCCGAGGCGGTCGACGTCTTCACCAAGCTGTCGGTCGGCGACGGTCTCGTCTCGCAGATTCCCGCGCTGATCGTCTCCCTTGCCGCGGGCCTTCTCGTTTCCAAGGGCGGCACGATCGGATCGGCGGACAAGGCCGTTCTCGACCAGCTCGGCAACTACCCCCGCGCGCTTTTCGTGGCGGCTGCCATGCTGTTCCTGCTCGGCCTTATGCCGGGCCTGCCCTTCGTTCCGTTCGTCATGCTGTCCGGCATCCTGGCCGGCATCGGATACATGCGTCCGCTGGTTGCCGCGCGCCGCGCCGCCGAGGAGGAGAAGGCGGCCGAGGAGGAGCGCAGCAAGATGCAGAGCGAGGAGCGCGATTCGGTCAGGGAATCGCTGCGGTCCTCGGAACTCGAACTGGTGCTCGGCAAGCAGCTTGCCGCCAAGCTGGTCCCCAACCGCCAGGAAATGGCGTTCCGCATGAAGAAGATGCGCAAGCGCTTCGCCGCGGATTACGGTTTCATCGTGCCGGAGATCCAGATCACCGACGATTTTGGCATCGATCCGAAATCCTACCAGATCAAGGTCCACGGCACCGTGGTCGCGGAATACTCCATGCGCATCGGCGAGCTGATGGTCTTTGCGGAGCCGAACCAGTTGAAGGGCATTCCCTTCGAGATCGTCCGCGAGCCGGCCTACGGCATCGAGGCGATATCGGTTCCGGAGACATTCGGCGAGGACCTGAAGACCGCGCGCATCCCGACCGCCGACAATGTCGCTGTCGTCCTCACGCATCTCAGCGAGGTTATCAGGAACAACCTGCCGCAGCTCTTCTCCTACAAGACGATGAAGGCGATCATCGAGCGGCTCGACCCGGAATATCGCAAGCTGACCGAGGAGATCTGCACCACCCACTCCTCCTATCCCGGCCTGCAGGCGGTCCTGAAGCTGCTGCTCGCCGAGCGCGTCTCGATCCGCAACCTTCCGCTCATCATCGAGGCGGTCGCCGAAATCGCGCCGTCGACCCGCCGCACCGAAAGCATAGTCGAACACGTGCGCGGGCGCATGGCGCAGCAGATCTGCGGAGACATCACCGAACATGGCGTCCTGCATGTCCTGCGTCTCGGCAACCGCTGGGATCTCGTGTTCCGCGAAAGCCTGAAACGCGACGCAAAGGGCGAGATTCACCAGTTCGATATCGATCCCCGTCTGCTCGAGGAATTCGGCACCGAGGTGAACAAGAAGATCGAGGACTTCAAGAAGCAGAACCGCAGGTTCGCGATCATCACCTCGCCCGAGGCGCGTCCCTATGTGCGCATGATCGTGGAGCGCCTGCATCCGGACACGCCGGTTCTATCGCACCTGGAAATCGGCAAGGGCATCGAAATCCGCATTCTCGGGTCCGTCTCGTGA